A section of the Pseudomonas sp. FP453 genome encodes:
- a CDS encoding CsgG/HfaB family protein, with product MKALSKILLSGLTAAALLGVAGCATESNRALPVEKVASAGVVYNGVRVPIAVGKFDNRSSYMRGIFSDGVDRLGGQAKTILITHLQQTNRFSVLDRDNMGEISQEAAIKGTVQKLKGADYVVTGDVTEFGRKETGDRQLFGILGRGKTQVAYAKVALNIVNISTSEVVYSTQGAGEYALSNREVVGFGGTASYDSTLNGKVLDLAMREAINRLVDGINAGAWNPRN from the coding sequence GTGAAAGCACTGTCCAAAATCCTGCTGTCGGGCCTCACCGCCGCAGCGCTGCTCGGCGTGGCCGGTTGCGCCACCGAGAGCAACCGCGCCTTGCCGGTGGAAAAAGTCGCCAGCGCCGGTGTCGTCTACAACGGCGTGCGTGTACCGATCGCCGTGGGCAAATTCGACAACCGCTCCAGCTACATGCGCGGCATCTTCTCCGATGGCGTTGACCGCCTCGGCGGCCAGGCCAAGACCATCCTGATCACCCACCTGCAGCAGACCAACCGCTTCAGCGTGCTGGACCGCGACAACATGGGCGAAATCTCCCAGGAAGCGGCGATCAAAGGCACCGTGCAGAAGCTCAAGGGCGCTGACTACGTGGTCACCGGCGACGTCACCGAGTTCGGCCGCAAAGAAACCGGCGACCGCCAGCTGTTCGGCATCCTCGGCCGTGGCAAGACCCAGGTGGCCTACGCCAAAGTCGCGTTGAACATCGTCAACATCAGCACTTCCGAAGTGGTGTATTCCACCCAGGGCGCCGGTGAATATGCGCTGTCCAACCGTGAAGTGGTCGGCTTCGGCGGCACCGCCAGCTACGACTCCACCCTCAATGGCAAGGTCCTGGACCTGGCCATGCGCGAAGCCATCAACCGCTTGGTAGACGGCATCAACGCCGGCGCCTGGAACCCGCGCAACTGA
- a CDS encoding M10 family metallopeptidase C-terminal domain-containing protein codes for MYLRSSRPTAPRRAHNGGFNIACIWDGDGNDAGNRLTGGPGAEQKRGGGGADTFVYNDARDSTPKHPDTILDFTSGTDKIDVSGALQKAKAPALSFVQAFSGKAGETLLAYDETTGTGSVAIDLDGNGHADLLIKTHGQVKPDDIVQSVASSRYRLNDRRD; via the coding sequence GTGTACCTGCGTTCTTCACGCCCTACAGCGCCCCGCCGCGCCCACAACGGTGGGTTCAACATCGCCTGTATCTGGGACGGTGACGGCAATGACGCGGGCAACCGCCTCACCGGTGGCCCCGGGGCGGAGCAGAAGCGCGGCGGTGGCGGCGCGGATACATTCGTCTACAACGACGCCCGTGACTCCACCCCCAAGCACCCCGATACGATCCTGGACTTCACCAGCGGCACCGACAAGATCGATGTGTCCGGCGCCCTGCAAAAAGCCAAGGCCCCTGCGCTGAGTTTTGTCCAGGCCTTCAGCGGCAAGGCAGGCGAGACACTATTGGCGTATGACGAAACCACCGGCACGGGCAGTGTCGCCATCGACCTGGATGGCAACGGCCACGCCGACCTGCTGATCAAGACGCATGGGCAGGTCAAACCCGACGACATCGTTCAAAGCGTTGCAAGCAGCCGTTATCGCCTGAACGACCGACGCGACTGA
- a CDS encoding DUF799 domain-containing protein: MSLLKLTGALLALALLGGCAAPKTIDYTAYKQARPKSILVLPPLNESPEVQASYSLVSQVTYPLAEAGYYVLPIALVDETFRQNGLTTANDIQALPPTKLHDIFGADAALYITVTEYGTKYMLIASDTAVTASAKLVDLRTGTTLWTGSARASSEEGNNNGGGLVGMLITAAVKQVINSSTDAAHPIAGITSARLLSPGQRTGILYGPRNPKYGTD, from the coding sequence ATGAGCCTATTGAAACTCACTGGCGCCTTGCTGGCCCTGGCCTTGCTCGGCGGTTGCGCGGCCCCCAAGACCATCGACTACACCGCGTACAAACAGGCGCGGCCCAAGTCGATCCTGGTGCTGCCGCCGCTCAATGAGTCGCCGGAAGTGCAGGCGTCCTACAGCCTGGTGTCGCAAGTCACCTACCCGTTGGCCGAAGCCGGTTACTACGTGTTGCCGATTGCCCTGGTGGACGAAACCTTCCGCCAGAACGGCCTGACCACCGCCAACGATATCCAGGCTCTGCCGCCAACCAAGCTGCATGACATCTTTGGTGCGGACGCGGCGCTGTACATCACCGTTACCGAGTACGGCACCAAGTACATGCTGATCGCCAGCGACACAGCGGTGACGGCCTCGGCCAAACTGGTCGACCTGCGCACCGGCACCACCCTGTGGACCGGCTCGGCGCGGGCCTCCAGCGAGGAGGGCAACAACAACGGCGGCGGCCTGGTGGGCATGCTGATCACGGCGGCGGTCAAGCAGGTGATCAACAGTTCTACCGACGCGGCGCATCCGATTGCCGGTATCACCAGTGCGCGCCTGCTGTCGCCGGGGCAACGCACGGGGATCCTGTACGGTCCGCGTAATCCGAAATACGGTACCGACTAA
- a CDS encoding DUF4810 domain-containing protein produces MSKAVKLALMLTASAVVAGCHTAPQPLYQWESYQPQVYEYFKGEPKEAQVEALERDLQKINASGRKAPPGYHAHLGMLYLSMGKDDQMVQEFRTEKALFPESASYMDFLLKNAKTGVATK; encoded by the coding sequence ATGAGCAAGGCAGTGAAGTTGGCGCTGATGCTGACAGCAAGTGCAGTAGTCGCCGGGTGCCACACGGCGCCCCAGCCCCTGTATCAATGGGAAAGCTACCAGCCGCAGGTTTACGAGTACTTCAAGGGCGAGCCCAAGGAAGCGCAGGTCGAGGCGCTGGAACGGGATCTGCAGAAGATCAACGCCAGTGGCCGTAAAGCCCCGCCGGGTTACCACGCGCACCTGGGCATGCTGTACCTGAGCATGGGCAAGGACGACCAGATGGTGCAGGAATTCCGCACCGAGAAGGCACTGTTCCCCGAGTCCGCCTCCTACATGGACTTTCTGCTGAAAAACGCCAAGACCGGAGTCGCCACCAAATGA